One window from the genome of Entelurus aequoreus isolate RoL-2023_Sb linkage group LG04, RoL_Eaeq_v1.1, whole genome shotgun sequence encodes:
- the LOC133647871 gene encoding spermatogenesis-associated protein 45-like has product MPGSKAEPLLDVNMQRETWCQVESGALRSWERSERKHYRAHLRSSSVLLSAMTGGPRQGTASRGWPPPANLPQRRHFEESYNSQLSWTAADSQHQNTD; this is encoded by the exons ATGCCTGGATCCAAAGCAGAGCCACTCCTGGATGTCAACATGCAGCGGGAGACCTGGTGTCAGGTGGAGTCAGGAGCCCTGCGTTCCTGGGAAAGATCAGAGAGGAAACATTACCGGGCACACCTGCGGTCCAGCTCAGTTCTCCTCTCCGCCATGACCGGCGGGCCGCGACAGGGGACGGCGAGCAGGGGATGGCCACCTCCCGCTAACCTCCCTCAGAGGCGTCATTTTGAAGAAAGCT ATAATTCCCAGCTGTCGTGGACCGCTGCAGACTCTCAGCATCAGAACACCGATTGA